Proteins encoded within one genomic window of Polynucleobacter duraquae:
- the flhA gene encoding flagellar biosynthesis protein FlhA — protein MKILGFELTKLQPSAQGAIPVLVLLVLIMMLVPLPALLLDVLFTFNIALSIIVLFTAINIKTFKDFVAFPTVLLLTTLLRLSLNVASTRIVLMEGHKGTDAAGKVIEAFGVFLIGGNFAVGIVIFIVITIINFVVITKGSGRVAEVSARFALDSMPGKQMAIDADLNAGLIQQEEAKSRRADVAQEADFFGSMDGASKFVRGDAMAGIMILVINLIGGILIGVLQHNMDFGKALATFAALTIGDGLVAQIPALIISTAAGILVTRVATEDDFSGQVSKQFEANSSALGVVAGVLGILGVLPGMPHVIFLGFAALFGGLAYLAHQKINRQTKAAELAASQPAAVNQELEWKDVPIVEPLSLELAYRLIPLVDKGDESDLIKRIRAIRRKFVSQVGFLIPSVHIRDNLQLNAETYRILLYGAEVGRGQCLPDRLLAIQQSGDETMPGLAVKDPTFGMPAVWIDRKLRDEAIAKGYTVVEPAVVITTHLDHLIHQHAAELLGRQETQDLIDHFKMSYPKLVEDVIPKVVSLAQLQRLLQLLLDESIPIKDMRTILEVASEHAAKLNDPLEVLSHIRYALRRTIVQDSLGEGSSFQVLGIQPEFERLIEQSIGQGAIAPDGLIEPSLARMFGEEVISGVQELESQNLPPVIVSGTRTRMTLSRIARRVCPQAIVLALSELPPTSNLEFYKVLCAQTGKNP, from the coding sequence ATGAAGATCTTAGGTTTCGAGCTCACTAAGCTGCAGCCATCAGCGCAAGGTGCTATACCCGTCTTAGTTTTGCTTGTCTTGATTATGATGCTGGTGCCTTTGCCAGCACTTTTGTTAGATGTACTCTTTACCTTCAATATCGCACTGTCCATCATCGTTCTTTTTACTGCGATCAATATTAAGACTTTTAAGGACTTTGTTGCCTTTCCGACAGTGCTGTTGCTCACTACTTTGCTTCGCCTTTCCCTTAACGTAGCTTCTACCAGAATAGTGCTTATGGAAGGTCACAAAGGCACCGATGCTGCCGGAAAAGTGATCGAGGCCTTTGGGGTTTTCTTGATTGGGGGTAATTTCGCAGTTGGTATTGTGATCTTTATCGTGATTACGATTATTAACTTTGTGGTCATCACCAAAGGTTCGGGGCGAGTCGCTGAAGTTTCTGCCCGTTTTGCCTTAGATTCAATGCCCGGTAAGCAAATGGCAATTGATGCCGATCTTAATGCCGGCCTAATTCAACAAGAAGAGGCTAAATCACGGCGCGCTGATGTGGCTCAAGAAGCAGACTTTTTTGGCTCCATGGATGGTGCTTCCAAGTTTGTACGGGGCGATGCCATGGCGGGCATCATGATTTTGGTCATTAACCTCATTGGCGGAATACTGATTGGGGTTTTGCAACACAACATGGATTTTGGAAAAGCCTTAGCCACTTTTGCCGCCTTAACCATTGGTGATGGCTTGGTTGCACAAATCCCTGCTCTTATTATTTCTACTGCAGCTGGTATTTTGGTGACTCGCGTTGCCACTGAAGATGATTTTTCTGGCCAGGTCTCTAAGCAATTTGAAGCCAATAGCAGCGCGCTAGGTGTAGTAGCCGGGGTATTGGGAATCCTAGGGGTTCTGCCGGGCATGCCGCACGTTATTTTTCTGGGCTTTGCGGCGCTCTTTGGGGGCTTAGCCTACTTAGCACATCAAAAGATTAATCGCCAAACCAAAGCAGCTGAACTAGCCGCTTCACAGCCAGCCGCTGTCAATCAAGAATTGGAATGGAAGGATGTTCCAATTGTGGAGCCTCTGTCTTTAGAGCTAGCCTACCGACTTATTCCGCTAGTAGATAAAGGTGATGAAAGTGATTTGATAAAACGGATTCGGGCGATTCGGCGTAAGTTTGTCTCTCAAGTCGGCTTTTTAATTCCCTCAGTACACATTCGTGATAATCTGCAACTCAATGCTGAAACCTATCGTATTTTGCTCTATGGTGCAGAGGTAGGTCGCGGTCAATGCTTACCGGATCGTTTGCTGGCAATTCAGCAAAGTGGTGATGAAACCATGCCTGGTTTAGCAGTAAAAGATCCCACTTTTGGCATGCCTGCAGTTTGGATTGATCGCAAGCTGCGCGACGAGGCAATCGCAAAAGGTTATACGGTAGTTGAGCCAGCCGTAGTAATCACCACCCATTTAGATCATTTAATACATCAGCATGCCGCTGAACTTTTGGGGCGTCAAGAGACTCAAGATCTCATTGATCATTTTAAGATGAGTTACCCCAAGCTAGTAGAGGACGTTATCCCAAAAGTGGTGAGTCTTGCCCAGTTACAGCGTCTTTTGCAACTCTTGCTCGATGAAAGTATTCCGATTAAAGATATGCGTACCATTCTAGAAGTGGCTAGTGAGCATGCTGCCAAACTCAATGATCCCCTTGAAGTCTTGTCACATATTCGCTATGCACTAAGACGCACCATTGTGCAAGACTCTCTCGGTGAAGGTAGCTCATTCCAAGTGCTAGGTATACAACCTGAATTTGAACGCTTAATTGAGCAATCTATTGGTCAGGGGGCTATTGCACCAGATGGCCTCATAGAACCCTCACTCGCGAGGATGTTTGGTGAAGAAGTGATTAGCGGGGTTCAAGAGTTAGAGAGTCAAAATCTTCCACCAGTCATTGTCAGTGGCACTCGGACCCGTATGACGCTATCTCGGATTGCAAGACGGGTCTGCCCCCAAGCGATTGTTTTAGCCTTGAGTGAGTTACCGCCCACATCCAACCTTGAGTTTTACAAAGTACTTTGTGCCCAAACGGGCAAAAACCCCTAA
- a CDS encoding tetratricopeptide repeat protein, with translation MTMEFDNPRLQAGISNLERGRFEAAFEVFFDIAVNEADEEAAFALTRMCFDGQLNPEQVNKLFEWLNSYSRNSNGYANFNVGLMYELGMGEIARNVKTAVQYYEKAIKDEVLDAYCNLGNIYVFGTGIDQGVPKDIPRGVELLTVGANAGSRVAAYNLGTLYEKGTAIPQDYDKAFYFLTLATLQKHEHAHRCLIIFEKAIKGDFTKVYDAAEQQFWKIQNMRKLYRSL, from the coding sequence ATGACCATGGAATTTGACAATCCCCGTTTGCAGGCTGGCATCTCTAACCTAGAGCGCGGTCGCTTCGAGGCCGCTTTTGAGGTCTTTTTTGACATCGCCGTTAATGAGGCTGATGAAGAAGCTGCCTTTGCTCTGACGAGAATGTGCTTTGATGGGCAATTAAATCCTGAGCAGGTCAATAAGTTATTTGAATGGCTCAATTCGTATAGCCGAAACAGTAATGGCTATGCCAACTTTAACGTGGGTCTGATGTATGAATTGGGTATGGGTGAAATTGCCCGTAACGTGAAAACAGCGGTGCAATACTATGAAAAAGCCATCAAAGATGAGGTATTGGATGCCTATTGCAATCTGGGCAACATATATGTATTCGGAACAGGTATTGACCAAGGCGTACCCAAGGACATCCCTAGGGGCGTGGAATTACTCACTGTGGGAGCTAATGCGGGTAGCCGAGTGGCGGCCTATAACCTAGGTACTTTGTATGAAAAAGGCACTGCTATCCCCCAAGACTATGACAAAGCCTTCTATTTCTTGACTCTGGCCACCCTACAAAAACATGAACACGCCCACCGCTGTCTGATTATTTTTGAAAAGGCGATTAAGGGCGATTTCACCAAAGTCTATGATGCTGCAGAGCAGCAGTTCTGGAAAATTCAAAATATGCGCAAACTCTATCGCTCGCTGTAG
- a CDS encoding flagellin: MATVINTNMASIYAQNNLSVAQGKLATSVQRLSSGLRINSAKDDSAGLAISMGMQSQIYGIDQANRNLSDVIGMAQVTETALATIQDMLLRMKSLGTQAGNEALSSSQVAQITTEATAIVAQIALTRSEAVYNGISLVGTTAGSTYGVQSGVSTSTTIDFITANAAITSTASTFSSIDTDLLSISSERAKMGALISRATYSAQNLQAQSANLTSARSAIVDTDFASETAALTKGQIMQQASTAMLAQANQMPNVILSLLK; encoded by the coding sequence ATGGCAACGGTAATTAACACCAATATGGCTTCCATTTACGCTCAAAATAACTTGAGCGTTGCGCAAGGCAAATTAGCGACTTCAGTACAGCGCCTATCATCAGGACTGCGTATTAATAGCGCGAAAGACGACTCTGCTGGTCTCGCAATTAGTATGGGTATGCAGTCTCAAATTTACGGCATTGACCAAGCAAACCGCAATTTAAGCGACGTTATTGGTATGGCTCAGGTGACTGAAACAGCGCTGGCAACAATCCAGGATATGTTGTTACGCATGAAATCATTAGGTACTCAAGCAGGAAATGAAGCTTTAAGTTCTTCTCAGGTTGCTCAAATTACTACTGAAGCGACTGCAATCGTGGCACAAATTGCCTTAACACGATCTGAAGCTGTTTACAACGGAATCAGCCTGGTTGGTACAACTGCAGGTTCAACTTATGGCGTTCAGTCCGGTGTTTCAACATCCACTACGATTGATTTCATAACAGCAAATGCTGCTATTACCTCTACTGCCAGCACCTTTTCAAGCATTGACACTGATTTGCTAAGCATTTCTTCAGAGCGAGCCAAAATGGGCGCCTTGATCTCACGCGCTACATATTCTGCTCAAAACTTGCAGGCACAAAGTGCTAATTTAACTTCAGCGCGTTCTGCTATTGTGGACACTGATTTTGCATCAGAAACTGCAGCATTAACCAAGGGTCAAATCATGCAGCAAGCATCTACAGCAATGCTAGCACAGGCTAATCAGATGCCAAACGTGATCTTGTCACTGTTGAAGTAA
- a CDS encoding flagellar protein FlaG yields the protein MSEITARSVASSAASSSKLNQPNGTTSGTVGKTNTDAAVVAAAASAEFRPSNINQVTQPSRETVARAAEQMQKFVSTMGRNLNFSIDGTTGHHIVRVTNPATGEVVRQLPSEEMIRIAHSLTQISALVNQKA from the coding sequence ATGAGCGAGATAACAGCAAGAAGCGTAGCTTCATCTGCGGCTAGTTCGTCTAAGTTAAATCAACCCAACGGAACCACTTCAGGCACGGTTGGAAAAACAAACACAGATGCAGCAGTTGTTGCAGCGGCAGCTAGTGCAGAATTTAGGCCTTCTAATATTAACCAAGTGACGCAGCCATCACGTGAAACAGTTGCGAGAGCAGCCGAGCAAATGCAAAAGTTTGTCAGTACCATGGGGCGCAATTTGAATTTCTCAATAGATGGAACGACAGGTCACCACATTGTGAGAGTCACCAATCCCGCAACTGGTGAGGTAGTCAGACAATTGCCATCAGAAGAGATGATTAGAATAGCGCACAGCCTGACCCAAATCTCTGCTCTAGTAAATCAAAAAGCCTAA
- the fliD gene encoding flagellar filament capping protein FliD produces MATSSIGSGTAAIDVAGMVEGLMAIENRPLVALQSKIISQNLLISDLGQLKSKVAAFQTALQAVENPDSYSAAVASSSNESAVTVSSSTGALIGSHEIEVDKLAKPAQYIFANSAFTANDALAGFTTGTFDLIVAGETNSLAVDSATTIEDLSTFINGLGLNVAASITQTTSGQYALIIQGTQSGEDNDVTFSAHDALSADFETNNALAGFTATGTFDLIFAGETKSLAVDSTTTIENLRTWINGLGIDVAASIESNVSGKYELIIQGTQSGTEDDVIFGLRGASISSAAAVLGSDTAYGNQAQDAEFTLNGLDFKRATNNISDVLSGTTFNLVSTTVQAATITLAAGPDNGQEVIQAFITAFNDLTAMSKKLTQKGEGSTAAGSLAGSPGTLFFINQIKSMLSTGITYESGGVSTALDLYELGIDINSDGTLEFNAVNYASTDSLATILASGINIGSTSFSDTENLDAFLTSQIEVGGDLNESISNEQDDLYQMSEKEVALQMRLDSKQKSYISQYSSLNALLFKLNNTSSALTSALAGLVDGQNNN; encoded by the coding sequence ATGGCTACATCAAGTATTGGCTCTGGCACAGCAGCAATTGACGTAGCTGGCATGGTCGAAGGTTTAATGGCCATAGAGAACAGGCCTTTGGTTGCATTGCAGTCGAAAATTATCAGCCAAAATTTACTGATTAGTGACTTGGGGCAGTTAAAAAGCAAAGTGGCAGCATTCCAAACAGCCCTTCAGGCTGTTGAAAATCCAGACTCTTACTCTGCGGCAGTTGCTAGCAGCTCAAATGAATCGGCAGTTACGGTCTCTAGTTCAACGGGCGCATTAATTGGTAGCCATGAAATAGAGGTTGATAAGCTAGCCAAGCCTGCCCAATATATCTTTGCCAATTCAGCCTTTACAGCCAATGATGCATTGGCAGGATTCACGACGGGTACGTTTGATTTAATAGTAGCGGGTGAAACTAACAGCTTAGCTGTAGATAGTGCAACCACTATTGAAGATTTGAGTACCTTTATTAACGGACTAGGTTTAAATGTTGCCGCCAGCATTACCCAAACGACATCCGGCCAATATGCTTTGATCATTCAGGGAACTCAATCTGGTGAGGACAATGATGTCACTTTTAGTGCGCATGATGCATTATCTGCAGACTTTGAAACTAATAATGCCTTGGCTGGATTCACCGCTACTGGTACATTTGATCTAATATTCGCGGGCGAAACCAAGAGCTTAGCTGTAGACAGTACAACCACTATTGAAAATTTGAGAACCTGGATTAATGGGCTTGGAATAGATGTTGCTGCCAGCATTGAGAGTAATGTATCCGGTAAATATGAATTGATTATCCAGGGCACTCAATCTGGTACTGAAGATGATGTCATTTTTGGTTTACGTGGTGCATCAATCTCTTCAGCTGCAGCTGTATTAGGATCTGATACAGCTTATGGTAATCAAGCTCAAGATGCGGAATTTACCTTAAATGGACTTGATTTTAAGAGGGCTACCAATAATATTAGCGATGTACTATCTGGTACAACATTCAATTTAGTTAGCACTACAGTTCAGGCCGCCACCATCACTCTAGCGGCCGGCCCTGATAACGGTCAGGAGGTAATTCAGGCATTCATTACCGCGTTTAATGACCTTACTGCGATGTCCAAAAAACTCACGCAAAAGGGCGAAGGTTCTACTGCAGCTGGTTCCTTAGCGGGATCGCCCGGAACCCTATTTTTTATCAATCAAATTAAGTCTATGCTCTCAACAGGCATTACTTATGAAAGTGGCGGCGTTTCTACTGCCTTGGATTTATATGAACTAGGTATCGACATCAATTCAGATGGTACGCTTGAATTTAATGCGGTAAATTATGCTAGTACCGATAGTCTTGCAACTATCTTAGCCTCTGGAATTAATATTGGTTCAACGAGTTTTTCTGACACCGAGAATCTAGATGCGTTTTTGACTTCACAAATTGAGGTCGGCGGTGACTTAAATGAATCCATTAGTAACGAACAAGATGATCTATATCAAATGAGTGAAAAAGAGGTGGCATTGCAAATGCGCCTCGATTCTAAGCAAAAAAGCTATATCAGCCAGTACTCTAGCTTAAATGCGCTATTATTCAAATTAAATAATACTAGTAGCGCTTTAACCAGCGCATTAGCAGGTTTGGTTGACGGTCAGAATAATAACTAG
- the fliS gene encoding flagellar export chaperone FliS — protein MNKAALKYADGNNLTSVMAADARELIVLIHERIFDHLTTAKKALENDQMPADSFVKASDLIIKGLLGCLDYKKGKEIAENLSVIYLWSIQELISARAERSADKVQDVINTLTPLYEAWVEISDRV, from the coding sequence ATGAATAAAGCAGCCTTAAAATACGCAGATGGAAATAACCTAACCTCGGTGATGGCGGCTGATGCACGAGAACTTATTGTATTGATTCATGAGCGTATATTTGATCATTTAACTACCGCAAAAAAGGCGCTTGAAAACGATCAGATGCCCGCCGATAGTTTTGTTAAGGCAAGTGACTTGATTATTAAAGGCTTGCTTGGCTGTTTAGATTATAAAAAAGGCAAAGAAATTGCTGAAAATCTGAGCGTAATTTACCTTTGGTCAATACAAGAATTGATTTCTGCTCGCGCTGAACGTTCGGCAGATAAGGTGCAGGATGTGATAAACACATTAACTCCACTCTATGAGGCATGGGTAGAGATCTCTGACAGAGTTTAA
- a CDS encoding EscU/YscU/HrcU family type III secretion system export apparatus switch protein, with translation MHDKEEKKILKAVALKYEMNSAAPRITGQGEGFIAEAILAKAKELGIPTKIEPELVEFLMQLKLNELVPPKLYAAVAEVLAWAYELDGKTLEKPVEE, from the coding sequence ATGCACGATAAGGAAGAGAAAAAGATCCTCAAGGCAGTTGCGCTGAAGTATGAAATGAATAGCGCCGCGCCTAGGATTACGGGGCAAGGGGAAGGTTTTATTGCTGAAGCTATTTTGGCAAAAGCGAAGGAATTAGGCATTCCGACCAAAATAGAGCCTGAGCTAGTTGAGTTTTTAATGCAGCTCAAACTAAATGAATTGGTTCCCCCTAAGCTATATGCTGCGGTAGCAGAAGTACTCGCATGGGCATATGAATTAGATGGCAAAACGCTCGAAAAGCCTGTGGAGGAATAA
- the fliE gene encoding flagellar hook-basal body complex protein FliE, whose translation MSTPNVDAMITRMQALAAAASGKPVATDAQSANGVDFSAILKNAIENVNTASNSAQAKAQSFSTGASDTSLEDVIVSLQKANLSLQGMIAVRNKLVEAYKEVTNLQV comes from the coding sequence ATGAGTACTCCAAACGTAGATGCCATGATTACCCGGATGCAAGCACTTGCTGCTGCAGCCAGTGGTAAACCTGTCGCTACTGATGCTCAAAGCGCCAACGGGGTTGATTTCTCGGCAATTCTGAAAAATGCGATCGAGAACGTCAATACCGCTTCAAATAGCGCCCAAGCAAAAGCTCAGTCTTTTTCCACTGGGGCATCAGATACCTCATTAGAGGATGTAATTGTTTCTCTCCAAAAAGCCAATCTCTCACTGCAAGGCATGATCGCTGTACGAAATAAACTGGTTGAGGCCTACAAAGAAGTGACCAATCTTCAGGTCTAA
- a CDS encoding sigma-54-dependent transcriptional regulator — protein MRASDPQPFPVILIEDDEDLREAIAVTLRMNKIDFVTHQRAETVIPLLRPDLKTVLVTDYKLPGMTGLDLLKIAQKECPDLAVVIMTAFADAKLAVEALRAGARDFLIKPFVPQQLIDIIARNQPESIQTSEVVTPTQASQLVGSEIRSPAHQLIAADPETIATFARCERVAGTDTSVLVTGQSGVGKELVARHIHLHSKRANGPYIAINCAAIPDTLLESILFGHEKGSFTGATKAQTGKFEQAHKGTLFLDEIGEMPATLQAKLLRVLQDKMVERIGSTELIQADVRVIAATNRNLQEQVKSGHFREDLYFRLAVFPIHVTELRKRPLDILPLADFFLSRYRMNIGRDELVLSEGAKKLLKTYSWPGNVRELENIIQRAVLLADGDQILAGDLELGDLGANSLGIAKNAIPDLSSTEEPIMDAPKSGTNIASDIDEIGQDIDSVERDHILKVLAKVDGNRTKAVEILGISARALRYKLKSYKEAGFINN, from the coding sequence ATGCGTGCCAGCGACCCACAGCCATTTCCCGTAATTTTGATTGAAGATGATGAAGACCTCAGAGAAGCAATTGCCGTCACTTTACGCATGAATAAAATTGACTTTGTGACGCACCAACGGGCTGAAACAGTCATTCCTTTATTGCGTCCCGACCTAAAAACGGTTTTAGTAACCGATTACAAATTACCAGGAATGACTGGCTTAGATTTACTAAAGATCGCACAAAAAGAATGTCCTGATCTTGCGGTTGTCATCATGACCGCCTTTGCAGACGCCAAACTAGCGGTAGAGGCCCTGCGAGCTGGTGCAAGGGATTTTTTAATTAAACCGTTTGTACCGCAACAACTCATTGATATCATTGCGCGCAATCAACCCGAATCTATTCAAACATCTGAAGTAGTAACCCCTACCCAAGCTTCACAACTAGTCGGCTCTGAGATTCGCAGCCCCGCACATCAGTTAATTGCCGCTGATCCCGAAACAATAGCAACCTTTGCTCGCTGCGAGAGAGTAGCCGGGACCGACACGAGCGTTTTGGTCACCGGCCAATCTGGTGTTGGCAAAGAATTGGTAGCGCGTCATATACATCTACATTCCAAAAGAGCCAATGGTCCCTATATCGCAATTAACTGTGCAGCGATTCCCGATACCCTACTTGAATCCATTCTTTTCGGACATGAAAAGGGTTCCTTTACTGGCGCAACTAAAGCCCAAACCGGTAAGTTTGAGCAAGCTCATAAAGGCACGCTTTTTTTAGATGAGATTGGTGAAATGCCTGCCACTTTGCAAGCCAAGCTATTACGGGTGTTGCAAGACAAAATGGTGGAACGCATTGGCTCTACTGAGCTAATACAGGCCGATGTTAGGGTCATAGCAGCAACCAATCGCAATCTTCAAGAGCAAGTCAAGAGTGGCCATTTTCGGGAGGACCTATACTTTCGACTGGCAGTATTTCCAATCCACGTTACTGAACTTCGTAAGAGGCCGCTGGATATCTTGCCACTAGCGGATTTCTTTTTATCCCGTTACCGCATGAACATTGGCCGAGATGAACTGGTGTTGAGTGAGGGGGCAAAAAAACTACTGAAAACGTATTCTTGGCCAGGTAACGTTCGGGAATTAGAGAATATTATCCAAAGAGCCGTATTACTTGCTGATGGTGATCAAATTTTGGCTGGGGATTTGGAACTGGGGGATTTAGGAGCGAATTCACTCGGAATAGCAAAAAATGCTATTCCTGACCTCTCCTCCACTGAAGAGCCTATTATGGATGCACCGAAAAGTGGCACAAATATTGCATCAGATATTGATGAGATTGGGCAAGACATTGATTCAGTAGAGCGTGATCATATTCTGAAGGTTTTGGCCAAAGTGGATGGCAATAGAACCAAGGCAGTAGAAATATTAGGAATTTCGGCTCGAGCATTACGTTATAAGCTGAAATCTTATAAAGAAGCTGGCTTTATTAATAACTGA
- a CDS encoding sensor histidine kinase, with product MTQNISKLPPKQETLDATKHLEEAFAIFYAESQKLEAQQAALQDKINQLSSELQKSNQRLAILLNAIPAGVILLENEVVLLHNPAVLIFLPELKPGVTFEIPADWLPSITPGEYVIAENGAHQRLQKTVQVIRINEGSRSFIQIQDITTNISRHEETQRENRLAAMGRMAAGIAHQFRTPLATALLYASHLCDGEINTDTAKEFADRLRKQLLDLEKLSQDMLRFISNKPNKAVLVNATQIIEDAQASIQFLFKAKQVSLSVTTSNINHGSLLVEPKAISNAIVAILENALAVSKANETVSLMASSDQQMLTITISDQGPGISKEILNSLFEPFATTSANGTGLGLSIAKNTIETHRGSISAESSKQGAVFKISLPYDHSSLIH from the coding sequence TTGACCCAAAATATCAGTAAATTGCCCCCCAAGCAGGAAACACTAGATGCCACCAAACATCTGGAAGAGGCTTTTGCGATTTTCTACGCAGAATCTCAGAAACTCGAGGCCCAACAGGCAGCCCTGCAGGACAAGATCAATCAGCTCAGTAGCGAACTACAAAAATCCAATCAACGTCTGGCGATTCTGCTCAATGCCATCCCAGCCGGGGTTATTTTGCTGGAAAACGAGGTGGTGTTATTACATAATCCAGCAGTACTGATTTTTCTTCCTGAATTAAAACCAGGAGTGACTTTTGAAATTCCAGCTGATTGGCTACCCTCTATTACCCCAGGGGAATATGTCATTGCAGAAAATGGTGCCCATCAACGCTTACAAAAAACGGTTCAAGTCATTCGAATCAATGAAGGCTCGCGCAGTTTTATTCAAATTCAAGACATCACTACCAACATTTCGCGGCATGAAGAAACACAACGAGAAAATCGTTTGGCGGCCATGGGGCGCATGGCTGCCGGCATAGCCCATCAATTTCGTACGCCGCTAGCAACGGCACTGCTTTATGCATCACATCTTTGCGATGGAGAAATTAATACTGACACCGCTAAGGAGTTTGCTGATCGCCTGCGTAAGCAACTATTAGATCTTGAGAAACTATCTCAAGATATGTTGCGCTTTATTTCAAACAAACCAAATAAGGCAGTATTAGTAAACGCCACCCAAATCATTGAAGATGCTCAAGCTAGCATTCAATTTCTCTTTAAGGCTAAGCAAGTCAGCCTGTCGGTCACAACAAGCAATATCAATCATGGAAGTCTGTTAGTTGAGCCCAAAGCAATATCCAATGCCATTGTCGCAATTCTAGAAAATGCGCTCGCAGTTTCTAAAGCCAATGAAACGGTCAGCTTAATGGCTTCAAGCGATCAGCAAATGCTAACGATTACGATTTCTGATCAAGGCCCAGGCATCTCCAAGGAGATCCTCAATTCCTTGTTTGAGCCATTTGCCACCACGAGTGCCAATGGCACTGGGCTTGGTCTTTCTATTGCCAAAAATACCATTGAAACGCACCGAGGCAGTATTAGCGCGGAGAGTTCTAAACAGGGCGCAGTCTTTAAGATCAGCCTACCTTATGACCATTCTTCTTTAATTCATTAA